From Ignisphaera aggregans DSM 17230, the proteins below share one genomic window:
- a CDS encoding integrase domain protein SAM domain protein (InterPro IPR004107~PFAM: integrase domain protein SAM domain protein~PFAM: Phage integrase, N-terminal SAM-like domain): protein MLYSFYTFFYVEFDISENMGIQLGLTIDENIYEKLSIGSKKLGVDINTLVSNILREWIDKNRMLLLSVDEIAKEYENSLSSYSEHTQKTKIRMVRSFLEWCESRGISFDKIDVNTVESFAKELESRYTSKYVNSYRATLRDFIYWFQQRYGVK from the coding sequence ATGCTGTATAGTTTTTATACCTTTTTCTATGTAGAGTTTGATATTAGTGAGAATATGGGTATTCAACTAGGTTTAACAATTGATGAAAATATTTATGAGAAGCTTAGCATAGGTTCTAAGAAGCTGGGGGTAGATATAAACACTTTAGTTAGTAATATATTGAGGGAATGGATTGATAAGAATAGAATGCTTCTACTATCAGTTGATGAAATAGCTAAAGAATATGAAAATAGTCTATCCTCGTACTCTGAACATACACAGAAAACAAAGATTAGAATGGTTAGAAGTTTTCTTGAGTGGTGTGAGAGTAGAGGTATAAGTTTTGATAAAATAGATGTTAATACTGTTGAGTCATTTGCAAAGGAGTTAGAGAGTAGATATACATCCAAATATGTTAATAGCTATAGAGCTACTCTTAGAGACTTTATCTACTGGTTTCAACAGAGATATGGAGTTAAGTAG
- a CDS encoding AAA ATPase (InterPro IPR003593~KEGG: pab:PAB0810 hypothetical protein~SMART: AAA ATPase~SPTR: O29202 Putative uncharacterized protein~PFAM: Domain of unknown function DUF87), translated as MLSSTIVEKRIGYIFSEDGVYLPDEITFTVELGSKVEIGDIVCIEHPSKEGIPVFYQVIEVPLRRKARDYEEDLARVGKPLQDESRNYPRARARQIGYIDDLEKLLGGETSIDDLLMLIEHIKPLSEVYIPTPEVIDKLLAPSGPSISLGYIYPSWKHQLKLDLQKLMRQGLLIVGGVGTGKTTTMLTVIIRVIEEVKRLGGKPHIVIIDKDGEYGTKELIDATGIDGYERIDIDMVKPLEYRDKNMYIDQLLLALGFVDKRTKAAKALTQTVMSLDEDMYILTPEFVERTILPKIPSDVRSEIMARVAQWKIRVSKPNTKFHTIETLLQLVKTKTVVHIDLSTTRNFDNAYLILDNLLRSIYNEALADEGFGCVIAIDEAHLFAPERGGISLASNEVIEKNLRDTIHLIATTGPRNGVTLFIATQRPSLISKTITTQMGQNIIAHRVEDIDLERIEEIMGSIARRVRVLPRGWALVKSLAAKVREPLIIRVEAISKPMSIGKTAFDRFIAKKS; from the coding sequence ATGCTTAGTAGTACAATTGTTGAGAAGAGGATTGGCTATATATTTTCAGAGGATGGGGTTTATCTACCAGATGAAATAACATTTACAGTTGAACTAGGTTCAAAGGTAGAGATAGGTGATATAGTCTGTATAGAACATCCATCGAAGGAGGGTATACCTGTATTCTACCAGGTTATAGAGGTTCCACTTAGGAGAAAGGCTAGGGATTATGAGGAGGATCTTGCTAGAGTTGGAAAGCCTTTACAGGATGAGTCTAGGAATTATCCTAGGGCTAGAGCTAGACAGATAGGATATATAGATGATTTGGAGAAGCTACTAGGTGGGGAGACATCTATAGATGATCTCCTTATGCTTATAGAGCATATAAAGCCTTTGAGCGAAGTCTATATACCTACACCAGAGGTTATAGATAAGCTACTTGCGCCCTCTGGACCAAGTATATCTCTAGGCTATATATATCCAAGTTGGAAACATCAGCTAAAGCTAGATTTACAGAAGCTTATGAGACAGGGACTACTTATTGTTGGTGGTGTTGGGACTGGTAAGACAACGACTATGCTTACAGTTATTATAAGGGTTATAGAGGAGGTTAAGAGGCTTGGTGGAAAGCCTCATATCGTTATCATCGATAAAGATGGTGAGTATGGTACAAAGGAGCTTATAGATGCTACAGGTATTGATGGATATGAGAGGATAGATATAGATATGGTAAAGCCTTTGGAGTATCGAGACAAGAATATGTATATAGACCAGCTGTTGTTAGCCCTAGGATTTGTTGATAAGAGAACAAAAGCTGCTAAGGCATTGACACAGACGGTTATGTCTCTAGATGAAGATATGTATATATTGACACCAGAATTTGTAGAGAGAACAATTCTGCCGAAGATACCAAGCGATGTTAGAAGCGAGATAATGGCAAGAGTTGCACAGTGGAAGATCAGGGTCTCTAAACCAAATACAAAATTCCATACAATTGAAACACTGCTACAGCTAGTAAAGACAAAGACTGTTGTACACATAGATCTATCGACAACTAGAAACTTTGACAATGCATATCTAATTCTAGACAACTTGCTTAGAAGTATATACAACGAGGCTCTAGCAGATGAGGGATTTGGCTGTGTAATAGCTATAGATGAGGCACATCTATTTGCACCAGAGAGAGGAGGAATATCACTAGCATCAAATGAAGTGATAGAGAAAAACCTTAGAGACACGATACATCTAATAGCAACTACAGGTCCTAGAAATGGAGTGACACTATTCATAGCTACACAGAGGCCAAGCCTAATATCAAAAACAATAACAACACAAATGGGTCAAAACATAATTGCTCACAGAGTTGAAGACATAGATCTAGAGAGAATAGAGGAGATAATGGGGAGTATAGCGAGAAGAGTAAGGGTATTGCCAAGGGGATGGGCATTAGTAAAATCACTTGCAGCAAAAGTTAGAGAGCCACTTATAATAAGGGTAGAAGCTATATCAAAACCTATGAGCATAGGAAAGACAGCATTTGATAGATTCATAGCCAAGAAATCTTAA
- a CDS encoding zinc finger TFIIB-type domain-containing protein (KEGG: pcl:Pcal_2026 zinc finger TFIIB-type domain-containing protein~SPTR: A3MXS4 Zinc finger, TFIIB-type domain protein), whose translation MSESIDIKCPYCGAGYRVPRTVTYATCPYCGTTFKLDNPSEKIDHYLFKALIDDQKAFNIIKSFASQQVGAEKDLIDRASFVSSKLFYIPIYLYEARVRALCRDGDKEYHGGESYNQYIVIAIDNPPIALPTDYGFPARMREYFKPTISRNYIYLQPVKDPIAIFEGLKRRDISEAMNEAREACPSSDIKLADESRYIGLAHYPFWQIEYSYKGNIFRAIVDAADGTILYLEYPLNIKNATKALIGVIAGTIIASLIGTTIAIQSNTAFIGGLASFIAFTPALYISLSMLLKRKATYMYNPEEEAEFLPTR comes from the coding sequence GTGTCTGAGTCTATAGATATTAAATGTCCTTATTGTGGTGCTGGATATAGAGTTCCTAGAACTGTTACATATGCTACATGTCCATACTGTGGAACAACATTTAAACTGGATAACCCTAGTGAGAAGATAGATCACTATCTATTCAAGGCTCTCATAGATGATCAGAAGGCTTTCAACATTATAAAATCCTTTGCATCTCAGCAGGTTGGTGCGGAGAAGGATCTTATTGATAGAGCTAGTTTTGTATCCTCAAAACTCTTCTACATACCTATATATCTATATGAGGCTAGGGTAAGAGCTCTATGTAGAGATGGTGATAAGGAGTATCATGGCGGAGAATCATATAATCAATATATTGTGATTGCTATTGATAACCCTCCAATAGCTCTACCTACAGACTATGGCTTTCCAGCTAGAATGAGGGAATATTTCAAACCTACAATCTCTAGAAACTATATATATCTACAACCAGTTAAAGACCCTATAGCAATATTTGAGGGGTTAAAGAGAAGAGATATTAGTGAGGCTATGAACGAGGCTAGAGAGGCATGTCCTTCATCAGATATAAAGCTTGCTGATGAATCTAGATATATAGGATTAGCACACTATCCATTCTGGCAAATAGAGTATTCATATAAAGGAAACATATTTAGAGCAATTGTAGATGCAGCTGATGGAACTATACTATATCTAGAGTATCCACTCAATATAAAGAATGCTACTAAGGCATTGATAGGAGTTATTGCAGGCACAATCATAGCAAGTCTAATAGGTACAACAATAGCTATACAAAGCAATACAGCTTTTATAGGAGGTCTTGCAAGCTTCATAGCATTTACACCAGCACTCTATATCTCACTATCAATGCTACTGAAAAGAAAAGCTACATATATGTATAATCCAGAGGAAGAAGCAGAATTCCTACCAACAAGATAA
- a CDS encoding NurA domain (InterPro IPR018977~KEGG: tne:Tneu_1343 hypothetical protein~PFAM: NurA domain~PFAM: NurA domain): protein MSIHKEEEKIYTNPNLIYLIREKLLKFFSNIASNCIEPKAIEKCLNRLKDSRDRIKSSGWRPRRIGVVDGGSTIIALNSGYIGIAAAIGIVIDGDRVVDRVVAEPIIVPEDVDKLSLFPTQLDIDSVIDKLRESLVFETSANLLDKGIDMIVIDGPLAPYSALGRIVAFEDIERSALERYRDAVLRFHKMSYEYDIDVVGFVKRPRSRYLRRMYSECSIDVFDHVLLAMLLSDGEYFPSIPREIIPEPDIIRRHEIRDIVDIIKPRFIYTRFSSSMPPYRVEFGQLENDFRDILGYLYSSRTREGIPYIVMKVDEEVKMSRKLIRDLYDDVRHEYIVKFSGRGYNALIPILPEFGELGG, encoded by the coding sequence ATGTCTATACATAAAGAAGAGGAGAAGATATATACTAATCCAAATCTAATCTATCTCATAAGAGAAAAACTTCTTAAATTCTTTAGCAATATTGCCTCCAACTGTATTGAGCCAAAGGCTATTGAGAAATGTCTTAATAGACTTAAAGATTCTAGGGATAGGATAAAGAGTAGTGGATGGCGACCTAGGAGAATAGGGGTTGTAGATGGTGGTAGTACTATAATAGCTCTTAACTCTGGGTATATAGGTATTGCTGCAGCTATAGGCATAGTTATCGATGGTGATAGAGTTGTTGATAGAGTTGTTGCTGAACCTATTATAGTTCCTGAGGATGTTGATAAATTATCGTTATTCCCAACACAACTAGATATTGATAGTGTTATAGATAAGCTGAGGGAGTCTCTAGTCTTTGAAACTAGTGCTAATCTTCTTGATAAAGGTATAGATATGATTGTTATAGATGGTCCCTTAGCACCCTATTCAGCTCTTGGAAGGATAGTGGCATTTGAAGATATTGAGAGAAGTGCTTTAGAGAGATATAGAGATGCTGTTCTTAGATTCCATAAGATGTCCTATGAATATGATATAGATGTTGTTGGATTTGTTAAAAGACCTAGATCTAGATATCTTAGGAGGATGTATAGTGAATGTAGTATTGATGTCTTTGACCATGTGCTACTAGCTATGCTTCTTAGCGATGGAGAGTACTTCCCATCTATACCTAGAGAAATTATTCCAGAGCCAGATATTATTAGAAGGCATGAGATTAGAGATATTGTTGATATTATAAAGCCTAGATTTATATATACAAGATTCTCTAGCTCTATGCCCCCATATAGAGTTGAGTTTGGCCAACTAGAGAATGATTTTAGAGATATTCTAGGCTATCTATATTCATCTAGAACTAGGGAGGGGATACCATATATAGTTATGAAGGTTGATGAGGAGGTTAAGATGTCTAGGAAGCTTATAAGAGATCTCTATGACGATGTAAGACATGAATATATAGTTAAGTTTAGTGGAAGGGGATACAATGCCTTAATCCCAATTCTACCAGAGTTTGGAGAATTGGGTGGTTGA